A single region of the Lacerta agilis isolate rLacAgi1 chromosome 9, rLacAgi1.pri, whole genome shotgun sequence genome encodes:
- the ISLR gene encoding immunoglobulin superfamily containing leucine-rich repeat protein, with protein sequence MGPWFCFLAALLLVETQSCPEICNCVAKKKYGRHIADCSYRDLRAVPLGLPFNATTLTLSVNHISSLQEDSFADVVDLQALWLSHNEISAVAQGAFASLVQLRAIDLSHNRIAVFPWGDLANLTALQQLKLSSNRLERVPAEAFRTLKDLRSLWLNDNRLSVLAGATFSSLPLLSQLQINHNPFNCSCKVWGLKRWLEETLVSIPERDSITCAAPDNLKGFILGRALKMDCMLPSVQLAYHSSLGNSVLHDELTLRLHCSAVGRPPPEIRWKIQTSTREVVINGPNVGEGGNWLAAGSLEQRFLVFKNGSMAIPEFSKADEGIYTCQALNDVGSREASVNVALAGPKNPAGDIIRNNIQASKPQTQPCEKEESPKSEEKFVVIYLTPVVPMTSNEGATLWEPQAWAGVLLLSLLTLYG encoded by the coding sequence ATGGGTCCATGGTTCTGCTTTCTCGCCGCTCTGCTTTTGGTGGAGACTCAAAGCTGCCCGGAGATCTGCAACTGCGTAGCCAAGAAGAAATACGGCCGCCACATCGCCGACTGCTCCTACAGAGACCTCCGGGCCGTTCCCCTCGGCCTGCCCTTCAACGCAACTACTCTCACCCTGTCCGTCAACCACATCTCCTCCCTGCAGGAAGACTCCTTTGCCGATGTTGTCGACCTGCAGGCCCTGTGGCTGTCGCACAATGAGATCAGCGCTGTTGCCCAGGGCGCCTTTGCTTCCCTGGTGCAGCTGAGGGCCATTGATCTCAGCCACAACCGGATTGCCGTCTTCCCCTGGGGGGACCTTGCCAACCTCACTGCCCTGCAGCAGCTGAAGCTCAGCAGCAACCGGCTGGAGAGGGTCCCCGCAGAGGCCTTCCGCACCCTCAAGGACCTGAGATCCCTCTGGCTGAATGACAACAGGCTCTCCGTCCTCGCCGGAGCGACCTTCAGCTCCCTGCCCCTCTTGTCCCAGTTGCAGATCAACCACAACCCCTTCAACTGCTCCTGCAAGGTCTGGGGACTGAAGAggtggctggaggagactctagtGTCCATCCCAGAGAGGGACTCCATCACCTGTGCTGCCCCAGACAACCTGAAGGGCTTCATCCTTGGGAGAGCTTTGAAGATGGACTGCATGCTTCCTTCCGTCCAGTTGGCATACCACTCCAGCTTGGGCAACAGTGTGCTGCACGATGAGCTTACTCTCCGGTTGCACTGCAGTGCGGTGGGAAGGCCGCCACCGGAGATCCGGTGGAAAATCCAGACCTCCACTCGGGAGGTGGTGATCAATGGACCAAACGTGGGAGAAGGGGGCAACTGGCTGGCTGCCGGGAGCTTGGAACAGCGCTTCCTGGTCTTCAAGAACGGCTCAATGGCCATCCCTGAGTTCAGCAAGGCTGACGAAGGCATCTACACTTGCCAGGCCTTGAATGACGTGGGGTCTCGGGAGGCCTCGGTCAATGTGGCCTTGGCCGGTCCGAAGAATCCTGCCGGGGACATCATCCGGAACAACATCCAAGCCAGCAAGCCCCAAACTCAACCTTGTGAGAAAGAGGAGTCCCCCAAATCGGAAGAAAAGTTCGTGGTGATTTACCTTACACCTGTGGTGCCGATGACCAGCAATGAGGGAGCGACCCTGTGGGAGCCACAGGCCTGGGCTGGTGTCCTCCTGCTTTCGCTTCTCACTCTTTATGGCTGA